In one Kitasatospora cineracea genomic region, the following are encoded:
- a CDS encoding 4-hydroxy-3-methylbut-2-enyl diphosphate reductase encodes MSTTAQRRVLLAAPRGYCAGVDRAVIAVEKALEQYGAPIYVRKQIVHNKYVVQTLEKQGAIFVDETEEVPEGSIVVFSAHGVAPSVHDEAETGKLATIDATCPLVTKVHKEARRFADEDYDILLIGHEGHEEVVGTMGEAPDRIHLVDGAEDVANVKIRDESKLVWLSQTTLSVDETMETVGALKQRFPLLVSPPSDDICYATQNRQVAVKQLAPEADLLIVVGSKNSSNSVRLVEVGLEYGAKAAHLVDFAEEIDPAWFEGVTTVGLTSGASVPEILVDGVLELLAGHGFEDVRIVKTAEEHLTFSLPKELRRDLRAEAAGKL; translated from the coding sequence ATGTCGACCACCGCTCAGCGCCGTGTCCTGCTCGCCGCCCCCCGTGGCTACTGCGCGGGCGTGGACCGCGCCGTGATCGCCGTGGAGAAGGCCCTGGAGCAGTACGGGGCACCGATCTACGTCCGCAAGCAGATCGTCCACAACAAGTACGTCGTGCAGACCCTGGAGAAGCAGGGCGCGATCTTCGTCGACGAGACGGAGGAGGTGCCCGAGGGCTCGATCGTGGTCTTCTCGGCGCACGGCGTGGCCCCGTCCGTGCACGACGAGGCCGAGACCGGCAAGCTCGCCACCATCGACGCGACCTGCCCGCTGGTCACCAAGGTGCACAAGGAGGCCCGCCGGTTCGCCGACGAGGACTACGACATCCTGCTGATCGGCCACGAGGGCCACGAGGAGGTCGTCGGCACCATGGGCGAGGCCCCGGACCGGATCCACCTGGTGGACGGCGCCGAGGACGTCGCCAACGTGAAGATCCGCGACGAGTCGAAGCTGGTCTGGCTCTCCCAGACCACCCTCTCGGTGGACGAGACCATGGAGACCGTCGGCGCCCTCAAGCAGCGCTTCCCGCTGCTGGTCTCGCCGCCCAGCGACGACATCTGCTACGCCACCCAGAACCGCCAGGTCGCCGTCAAGCAACTCGCCCCCGAGGCGGACCTGCTGATCGTGGTCGGCTCCAAGAACTCCTCCAACTCGGTCCGGCTGGTCGAGGTCGGCCTCGAGTACGGCGCCAAGGCCGCCCACCTGGTCGACTTCGCCGAGGAGATCGACCCGGCCTGGTTCGAGGGCGTCACCACGGTCGGCCTGACCAGCGGCGCCTCGGTGCCGGAGATCCTGGTCGACGGCGTGCTCGAACTCCTGGCCGGCCACGGCTTCGAGGACGTGCGGATCGTCAAGACCGCCGAGGAGCACCTCACCTTCTCGCTCCCCAAGGAGCTCCGCCGCGACCTGCGCGCCGAGGCCGCCGGCAAGCTCTGA
- a CDS encoding malonic semialdehyde reductase: protein MTLALDAAAQDLLFREARTANTFSDEPVSDEQVQAIYDLVKFGPTAFNQQPLRIVLVRSEEGRARLVQHMADGNKAKTSTAPLVAILAADNEFHEELPSQLPHFPQAKDLFFSERPVRESSAALNAALQAAYFIIGVRAAGLAAGPMTGFDAEGLNKEFFGDGEHTVLTVVNIGKPGEEAWFPRGPRLEYDQVVTTV from the coding sequence ATGACCCTGGCACTCGACGCCGCCGCCCAGGACCTGCTCTTCCGCGAGGCCCGCACCGCCAACACCTTCTCGGACGAGCCGGTCAGCGACGAGCAGGTCCAGGCGATCTACGACCTGGTGAAGTTCGGCCCGACCGCCTTCAACCAGCAGCCGCTGCGCATCGTCCTGGTCCGCTCCGAGGAGGGCCGCGCCCGCCTCGTCCAGCACATGGCGGACGGCAACAAGGCCAAGACCTCCACCGCCCCGCTGGTCGCCATCCTGGCCGCCGACAACGAGTTCCACGAGGAGCTCCCGTCGCAGCTGCCGCACTTCCCGCAGGCGAAGGACCTCTTCTTCTCCGAGCGCCCGGTCCGCGAGTCCTCCGCCGCGCTGAACGCCGCGCTGCAGGCCGCCTACTTCATCATCGGCGTCCGCGCCGCCGGCCTGGCCGCCGGCCCGATGACCGGCTTCGACGCCGAGGGCCTGAACAAGGAGTTCTTCGGCGACGGCGAGCACACGGTGCTGACCGTGGTCAACATCGGCAAGCCCGGCGAGGAGGCCTGGTTCCCGCGCGGCCCGCGCCTGGAGTACGACCAGGTCGTCACCACCGTCTGA
- a CDS encoding exodeoxyribonuclease VII small subunit, producing the protein MADQQGQREAGPEQSLGYEQARDELLEVVRRLETGGTTLEESLALWERGERLAKVCQRWLDGARARLDAALAAEEPAAE; encoded by the coding sequence ATGGCAGATCAGCAGGGGCAGCGGGAAGCCGGTCCGGAGCAGTCGCTCGGGTACGAGCAGGCGCGGGACGAGCTGCTGGAGGTGGTCCGGCGGCTGGAGACCGGCGGGACGACGCTGGAGGAGTCGCTGGCGCTGTGGGAGCGGGGCGAGCGGCTGGCGAAGGTCTGCCAGCGCTGGCTGGACGGCGCCCGGGCCCGGCTGGACGCGGCGCTGGCCGCCGAGGAGCCCGCCGCCGAGTGA
- a CDS encoding DUF1707 SHOCT-like domain-containing protein, whose product MDNSPEQDPRGKSPAPLPKNEPAQAPGTDLAAELRASDADRERVAELLRDAYAEGRLTVDEHAERIEAVYNARTFGELEPLTRDLPSHPGPIRHNLTKVPLDAPTPAPQPPLPPARAEAPTMVAVFGGAARKGRWRVGSHLKAVAVFGGIEIDLTDAVFESPEVVIEVVSVFGGVEIRVPENVSLHGGGAGVFGGFEVREQTSADPYAPVVRVKGAAVFGGVEAKPRRGKKLKEWVRRQLDS is encoded by the coding sequence GTGGACAACTCTCCCGAGCAGGACCCGCGGGGCAAGTCGCCCGCCCCGCTGCCGAAGAACGAGCCCGCCCAGGCCCCCGGCACCGACCTGGCCGCCGAGCTGCGCGCCTCCGATGCCGACCGCGAGCGCGTCGCCGAACTGCTCCGCGACGCGTACGCCGAGGGCCGGCTCACCGTCGACGAGCACGCCGAACGCATCGAGGCCGTCTACAACGCGCGCACCTTCGGCGAGTTGGAGCCCCTCACCCGCGACCTGCCCAGCCACCCCGGGCCGATCCGGCACAACCTCACCAAGGTCCCGCTGGACGCCCCGACCCCCGCCCCGCAGCCCCCGCTGCCCCCGGCCCGGGCCGAGGCCCCCACCATGGTCGCGGTGTTCGGCGGCGCCGCCCGCAAGGGCCGCTGGCGGGTCGGCTCGCACCTCAAGGCGGTCGCCGTGTTCGGCGGCATCGAGATCGACCTCACCGACGCGGTCTTCGAGTCCCCCGAGGTGGTCATCGAGGTGGTCTCGGTGTTCGGCGGCGTCGAGATCCGGGTCCCCGAGAACGTCAGCCTGCACGGCGGCGGCGCAGGGGTGTTCGGCGGCTTCGAGGTCCGCGAGCAGACCTCCGCCGACCCGTACGCGCCCGTGGTCCGGGTCAAGGGCGCCGCGGTGTTCGGCGGCGTCGAGGCCAAGCCGCGGCGCGGCAAGAAGCTCAAGGAATGGGTGCGCCGACAGCTCGACAGCTGA
- a CDS encoding APC family permease: MARVSTQVRTAELRRTLGVRDLMVYGLLFIAPMAPVGVFGVLDAKSHGAVAAVYLVATVAMGFTALSYAEMVRAVPRTGSVFAYARAGLGEGAGFVAGWMAMLDYLLIPAVAYLFSGIALNSLVPDVSRWVWTVLAVLVTTALNLVGVRTAAVVGFAVLAMEIVVLAVFVVAAVVVLARDGAARDWGSPFGGVGAFSLTAVLSAVSVAVLSYLGFDAIASFVEEAVGASAAVARAVLWCLALAGLLFVLQTYLAAVLEPTTPQQLAADPAAQGSAFYDTVESAVGHWLHVLIAASKAIGAAFAALAGQAAAGRLVFAMGREGRLPRVLGVVDGRTAVPRRALLTAAVITLVAAVWAARRDDGLDQLTSVVNVGALTAFVLLHASVVGWYVVRGGSRDWLRHGVVPLLGIAVLVAVLVEASHTAQVVGAVWLAVGLAVLVAQRGR, translated from the coding sequence ATGGCCAGGGTGAGCACACAGGTACGGACGGCTGAGCTGCGGCGCACCCTCGGGGTGCGGGATCTGATGGTGTACGGGCTGCTGTTCATCGCCCCGATGGCGCCGGTCGGCGTGTTCGGCGTGCTGGACGCGAAGAGCCACGGCGCGGTGGCGGCGGTGTACCTGGTGGCGACGGTGGCGATGGGGTTCACCGCGCTGTCGTACGCCGAGATGGTCCGGGCGGTGCCGCGGACCGGGTCGGTGTTCGCGTACGCCCGGGCCGGGTTGGGCGAGGGGGCGGGGTTCGTCGCCGGGTGGATGGCGATGCTGGACTACCTGCTGATCCCCGCGGTGGCCTACCTGTTCTCCGGGATCGCGCTGAACTCGCTGGTGCCGGACGTCTCGCGCTGGGTGTGGACGGTGCTGGCGGTGCTGGTCACCACGGCGCTGAACCTGGTCGGGGTGCGGACGGCGGCGGTGGTCGGGTTCGCGGTGCTGGCGATGGAGATCGTGGTGCTGGCGGTCTTCGTGGTGGCGGCGGTGGTGGTGCTGGCCCGGGACGGGGCGGCCCGGGACTGGGGTTCCCCGTTCGGGGGAGTCGGCGCGTTCTCGTTGACGGCGGTGCTGTCGGCGGTGTCGGTGGCGGTCCTCTCGTACCTCGGCTTCGACGCGATCGCCTCGTTCGTCGAGGAGGCGGTCGGCGCGTCGGCCGCGGTGGCCCGGGCGGTGCTGTGGTGCCTGGCGCTGGCCGGGCTGCTCTTCGTGCTGCAGACCTACCTGGCGGCGGTGCTGGAACCGACGACGCCGCAGCAGCTGGCGGCCGACCCGGCCGCCCAGGGCTCGGCGTTCTACGACACCGTGGAGTCCGCGGTCGGGCACTGGCTGCACGTGCTGATCGCCGCGTCCAAGGCGATCGGGGCGGCGTTCGCGGCACTGGCCGGGCAGGCGGCGGCCGGACGGCTGGTCTTCGCCATGGGCCGGGAGGGGCGGCTGCCGCGCGTCCTGGGCGTGGTCGACGGGCGGACGGCGGTGCCCCGGCGGGCGCTGCTGACCGCGGCCGTGATCACGCTGGTGGCGGCGGTCTGGGCGGCCCGCCGGGACGACGGGCTGGACCAGCTGACCTCGGTGGTCAACGTCGGCGCGCTCACCGCGTTCGTGCTGCTGCACGCCTCGGTGGTCGGCTGGTACGTGGTGCGCGGCGGCTCGCGGGACTGGCTGCGGCACGGGGTGGTGCCGCTGCTCGGGATCGCGGTGCTGGTGGCGGTGCTGGTGGAGGCCTCGCACACGGCGCAGGTGGTGGGGGCGGTGTGGCTGGCGGTGGGGTTGGCGGTGCTGGTCGCTCAGCGCGGGAGGTGA
- a CDS encoding DUF4245 domain-containing protein: protein MAGNSSKRGRQTVRDMVLSMAAVGVVVVVAYFSIPSADGKGGAHAVPYQVELASAKRAAPYPLLGPQQLPDGWKATSVSYSPNDKGHAAWHLGLSTASGQYAAIEQSDGRSEDVVAQNVPGAKPDGTATVAGQEWQRVQGDRYRALVRPAGDTGTTVLTGTASYEELARLAETLG from the coding sequence GTGGCAGGCAACAGCAGCAAGAGGGGCCGTCAGACGGTACGGGACATGGTCCTGTCGATGGCGGCGGTCGGCGTCGTGGTGGTGGTCGCGTACTTCTCGATCCCCAGCGCGGACGGCAAGGGCGGCGCCCACGCGGTGCCTTACCAGGTCGAACTGGCGTCGGCGAAGCGGGCCGCGCCGTACCCGCTGCTCGGGCCGCAGCAGCTCCCGGACGGCTGGAAGGCCACCTCGGTGAGCTACAGCCCGAACGACAAGGGCCACGCCGCCTGGCACCTGGGCCTGAGCACCGCCTCCGGCCAGTACGCGGCGATCGAGCAGAGCGACGGCAGGTCCGAGGACGTGGTGGCGCAGAACGTGCCGGGCGCCAAGCCGGACGGCACCGCCACGGTGGCCGGCCAGGAGTGGCAGCGGGTGCAGGGCGACCGCTACCGGGCGCTGGTCCGCCCGGCCGGCGACACCGGCACCACGGTGCTCACCGGCACCGCCTCGTACGAGGAACTCGCCCGGCTCGCCGAGACCCTGGGCTGA
- a CDS encoding WhiB family transcriptional regulator, with translation MLHPIESSATAAARRPAAQPDVDDNPWHTSAACRSDEAGLFFAPSKEPTAARLAREEQAKRVCARCPVLLECREHALAQPEPYGVWGGLTAAERRVVLTRRRRRDTEIRVPARIAG, from the coding sequence GTGCTGCATCCGATCGAGTCCAGCGCCACCGCCGCCGCCCGCCGCCCGGCGGCCCAGCCGGACGTGGACGACAACCCCTGGCACACCTCGGCCGCCTGCCGCAGCGACGAGGCCGGGCTGTTCTTCGCCCCCTCCAAGGAGCCGACCGCCGCCCGCCTCGCCCGCGAGGAACAGGCCAAGCGCGTCTGCGCCCGCTGCCCGGTCCTGCTCGAATGCCGCGAACACGCCCTCGCCCAACCCGAGCCCTACGGCGTCTGGGGCGGCCTCACCGCCGCCGAACGCCGCGTCGTCCTCACCCGCCGGCGCCGCCGGGACACGGAGATCCGCGTCCCGGCCCGCATAGCCGGCTGA
- the glpX gene encoding class II fructose-bisphosphatase, whose protein sequence is MTTQYPHHLPSALEVAPEAPDRNLALELVRVTEAAAMAAGRWVGRGDKNGADGAAVKAMRTLVSTVSMNGIVVIGEGEKDEAPMLYNGERVGDGTGAECDVAVDPVDGTTLTAKGMNNAVAVLAVADRGTMFDPSAVFYMDKLVCGPEAADYVDITAPPAVNIRRVAKAKGSAVEDVTVVVLDRPRHDGLVREIREAGARIKFISDGDVAGAIMAAREETGVDLLMGIGGTPEGIIAACAMKCMGGVIQGRLWPKDAAERQKALDAGHDLDRVLTTDDLVSGENVFFVATGITDGELLRGVHYRQETATTSSLVMRSKSGTIRRIDSTHKLAKLRAYSAIDFDRAN, encoded by the coding sequence ATGACCACGCAGTACCCGCACCACCTCCCCTCCGCCCTTGAGGTCGCTCCGGAGGCGCCCGACCGCAACCTCGCCCTCGAACTGGTCCGGGTCACCGAGGCCGCCGCGATGGCCGCCGGCCGCTGGGTCGGCCGGGGCGACAAGAACGGCGCCGACGGCGCGGCCGTGAAGGCCATGCGCACCCTCGTCTCCACCGTCTCGATGAACGGCATCGTCGTCATCGGCGAGGGCGAGAAGGACGAGGCCCCGATGCTCTACAACGGCGAACGGGTCGGCGACGGCACCGGCGCCGAGTGCGACGTCGCGGTCGACCCGGTGGACGGCACCACCCTCACCGCCAAGGGCATGAACAACGCCGTCGCCGTCCTCGCGGTCGCCGACCGCGGCACCATGTTCGACCCCAGCGCGGTCTTCTACATGGACAAGCTGGTCTGCGGCCCCGAGGCCGCCGACTACGTCGACATCACCGCCCCGCCCGCGGTCAACATCCGCCGGGTCGCCAAGGCCAAGGGCTCCGCCGTCGAGGACGTCACCGTCGTGGTGCTGGACCGGCCCCGGCACGACGGCCTGGTCCGGGAGATCCGCGAAGCCGGCGCCCGGATCAAGTTCATCTCGGACGGCGACGTGGCCGGCGCGATCATGGCCGCCCGCGAGGAGACCGGCGTCGACCTGCTGATGGGCATCGGCGGCACCCCCGAGGGCATCATCGCCGCCTGCGCGATGAAGTGCATGGGCGGCGTCATCCAGGGCCGGCTGTGGCCCAAGGACGCGGCCGAGCGGCAGAAGGCGCTGGACGCCGGGCACGACCTGGACCGCGTCCTCACCACCGACGACCTGGTCAGCGGCGAGAACGTGTTCTTCGTCGCCACCGGCATCACCGACGGCGAACTGCTGCGCGGCGTCCACTACCGCCAGGAGACCGCCACCACCTCGTCGCTGGTCATGCGCTCCAAGAGCGGGACGATCCGGCGGATCGACTCCACGCACAAGCTGGCGAAGCTGCGGGCGTACAGCGCGATCGACTTCGACCGGGCGAACTGA
- the ppgK gene encoding polyphosphate--glucose phosphotransferase — translation MTTVFGVDIGGSGIKGAPVDLDKGALTQERHKVLTPHPSGPDAVVDAVCEVVRHFDHHGPVGLTFPGVVVDGHTRTAANVDKGWIGLDAAARFSDALGLPATVVNDADAAGIAEVTYGAGRGRAGVVLLLTFGTGIGSALFSDGVLVPNTELGHLELRGKDAERRASSAAKERHDLSWPQWAERVDEYLDLVEMLFSPQLVIVGGGVSRKHEKFLPLFKDRRAEVVPAELRNDAGIVGAAMAASLKPTVPAPEPPVGG, via the coding sequence GTGACGACGGTCTTCGGCGTGGACATCGGCGGCTCCGGCATCAAGGGCGCACCGGTCGACCTGGACAAGGGCGCGCTCACCCAGGAGCGCCACAAGGTGCTCACCCCCCACCCGTCCGGTCCGGACGCGGTGGTCGACGCGGTCTGCGAGGTGGTCCGGCACTTCGACCACCACGGGCCGGTCGGCCTCACCTTCCCCGGCGTGGTCGTCGACGGGCACACCAGGACCGCGGCCAACGTCGACAAGGGCTGGATCGGCCTGGACGCCGCCGCCCGGTTCAGCGACGCGCTCGGCCTGCCCGCCACCGTGGTCAACGACGCCGACGCGGCCGGCATCGCCGAGGTCACCTACGGCGCCGGCCGCGGCCGGGCCGGCGTGGTCCTGCTGCTGACCTTCGGCACCGGCATCGGCAGCGCCCTGTTCTCCGACGGCGTGCTCGTCCCCAACACCGAGCTCGGCCACCTCGAACTGCGCGGCAAGGACGCCGAACGGCGCGCCTCCTCCGCCGCCAAGGAGCGCCACGACCTCAGCTGGCCGCAGTGGGCCGAGCGGGTCGACGAGTACCTCGACCTGGTCGAGATGCTGTTCTCCCCGCAGCTGGTGATCGTCGGCGGCGGGGTCAGCCGCAAGCACGAGAAGTTCCTGCCGCTGTTCAAGGACCGGCGCGCCGAGGTCGTTCCCGCCGAACTGCGCAACGACGCGGGCATCGTCGGCGCGGCGATGGCCGCCAGCCTGAAGCCCACGGTGCCCGCCCCCGAGCCCCCGGTCGGCGGGTGA
- the xseA gene encoding exodeoxyribonuclease VII large subunit: MANASSAEAPLPVGKVSALIGGWVDRLGEVWVEGQIAQLNRRPGAGMVFLTLRDPERDVSLTVTCFRQVFEQVADAVQEGARVIVRAKPEWYTARGTLSLRASELRLVGLGELLARLEQLKRRLFAEGLFEDDRKKPLPFLPGCVGLVTGRGSAAERDVLENARRRWPAVRFEVRNVLVQGPQAVGQVCAAVRELDALPEVEVIVVARGGGSVEDLLPFSDEELVRTVAAARTPVVSAIGHEPDRPLLDFVADFRASTPTDAAKRVVPDVGEELARVRQLRDRARRHVLNRVERESAGLASVRSRPVLAAPTEAVAARGAEVDALVERARRVLGHRLDHAQTDLGHALARVVALSPLATLERGYAVLQKADGTVLTDPGQAGAGEALRARVAGGAFEVRVAGEGAAGD; this comes from the coding sequence ATGGCCAATGCGAGCAGTGCGGAAGCGCCCCTGCCGGTGGGGAAGGTCTCGGCGTTGATCGGGGGGTGGGTCGATCGGCTGGGTGAGGTGTGGGTGGAGGGGCAGATCGCGCAGCTGAACCGGCGGCCGGGGGCGGGGATGGTGTTCCTGACGCTGCGGGACCCGGAGCGGGACGTCTCGTTGACGGTGACCTGCTTCCGGCAGGTGTTCGAGCAGGTCGCGGACGCGGTGCAGGAGGGGGCCCGGGTGATCGTCCGGGCGAAGCCGGAGTGGTACACGGCGCGCGGGACGCTGTCGCTGCGGGCGTCGGAGTTGCGGCTGGTCGGGCTGGGTGAACTGCTGGCGCGGCTGGAGCAGTTGAAGCGGCGGCTGTTCGCCGAGGGGCTGTTCGAGGACGACCGGAAGAAGCCGCTGCCGTTCCTGCCGGGGTGCGTGGGGCTGGTGACCGGCCGTGGTTCGGCGGCCGAGCGGGACGTGCTGGAGAACGCCCGGCGGCGCTGGCCGGCGGTGCGTTTCGAGGTGCGCAACGTGCTGGTGCAGGGGCCGCAGGCGGTGGGGCAGGTGTGTGCGGCGGTGCGGGAGTTGGACGCGCTGCCGGAGGTCGAGGTGATCGTGGTGGCCCGCGGCGGCGGCAGCGTGGAGGACCTGCTGCCGTTCTCCGACGAGGAGTTGGTGCGGACGGTGGCGGCGGCCCGGACGCCGGTGGTGAGTGCGATCGGGCACGAGCCGGACCGGCCGCTGCTGGACTTCGTCGCGGACTTCCGGGCGTCCACGCCGACCGACGCGGCGAAGCGGGTGGTGCCGGACGTGGGCGAGGAGCTGGCCCGGGTGCGGCAGTTGCGGGACCGGGCGCGGCGGCACGTGCTGAACCGGGTGGAGCGGGAGTCGGCGGGGCTGGCCTCGGTGCGCAGCCGGCCGGTGCTGGCGGCGCCGACCGAGGCGGTGGCGGCCCGCGGTGCGGAGGTGGACGCGCTGGTGGAGCGGGCCCGGCGGGTGCTCGGCCACCGGTTGGACCACGCCCAGACCGACCTGGGGCACGCGCTGGCCCGGGTGGTGGCGCTCTCCCCGCTGGCCACCCTGGAGCGCGGGTACGCGGTGCTGCAGAAGGCGGACGGCACGGTGCTGACCGATCCCGGGCAGGCCGGGGCCGGGGAGGCGCTGCGGGCCCGGGTGGCGGGCGGTGCGTTCGAGGTGCGGGTGGCCGGGGAGGGGGCGGCGGGGGACTGA
- a CDS encoding GNAT family N-acetyltransferase: MSTPRPAVPADAEELVELRALMFESMQGEARPGPWQHTAADLLTTQLAAPERRLQAYVIDDPERPGRLLSCAVGTLEQRLPAPGHPEGRFGFVFNICTRPERRGRGHARACTEALLAWFDAAGATRIDLHATEGGEALYRSLGFQEHSTALSRQRPPATA; encoded by the coding sequence ATGAGCACCCCACGCCCGGCCGTCCCCGCGGACGCGGAAGAACTGGTCGAACTCCGCGCGCTGATGTTCGAGTCCATGCAGGGGGAGGCCCGCCCCGGCCCCTGGCAGCACACCGCCGCCGACCTGCTGACCACCCAACTCGCCGCCCCGGAACGGCGGTTGCAGGCCTACGTGATCGACGACCCGGAGCGCCCCGGACGGCTGCTCAGCTGCGCCGTCGGCACCCTGGAGCAGCGGCTGCCCGCCCCCGGCCACCCCGAGGGCCGGTTCGGCTTCGTCTTCAACATCTGCACCCGCCCCGAGCGGCGCGGCCGCGGCCACGCCCGGGCCTGCACCGAGGCTCTGCTCGCCTGGTTCGACGCCGCCGGCGCCACCCGGATCGACCTGCACGCCACCGAGGGCGGCGAGGCGCTCTACCGCAGCCTCGGCTTCCAGGAGCACTCCACCGCGCTCTCCCGCCAACGCCCGCCGGCCACCGCCTGA
- a CDS encoding RNA polymerase sigma factor translates to MDVPPAERPAVTPALIEAAKSGNREAWADIYRCHHGAVLAFLLRRTGNRPLAEDLAQDTFVRAMAGIRGFHWTGTDLGAWVFTIARNVLLDHEKRRSTRRESAVAVFADLDSGVRVEEAVIAAAEAERVGVALAVLNERQRAVLRLRYWDGLSSVEIADRIGLRVGAVKTLTYRARLNLRRSLVADAPLPARPAPAGADRRRAVGAAGQAVAGGRWRESAVECSWKPRLR, encoded by the coding sequence ATGGACGTCCCCCCGGCGGAGCGACCGGCGGTGACGCCCGCGCTGATCGAGGCCGCGAAGTCCGGGAACCGCGAGGCCTGGGCGGACATCTACCGCTGCCACCACGGCGCGGTGCTGGCGTTCCTGCTGCGCCGGACCGGGAACCGCCCGCTGGCCGAGGACCTGGCCCAGGACACTTTCGTCCGCGCGATGGCGGGAATCCGCGGTTTCCACTGGACGGGCACGGATCTCGGCGCGTGGGTGTTCACCATCGCCCGCAACGTGCTGCTGGACCACGAGAAACGGCGCTCCACCCGGCGCGAGTCGGCGGTGGCGGTGTTCGCCGACCTGGATTCGGGGGTGCGGGTGGAGGAGGCGGTGATCGCGGCGGCGGAGGCCGAGCGGGTGGGCGTGGCGCTGGCGGTGCTGAACGAGCGTCAGCGGGCGGTGCTGCGGCTGCGCTACTGGGACGGGTTGAGCTCGGTGGAGATCGCGGACCGGATCGGGCTGCGGGTCGGCGCCGTGAAGACCCTGACCTACCGGGCCCGGCTGAACCTGCGCCGCTCGCTGGTCGCGGACGCCCCGCTCCCGGCCCGGCCCGCACCGGCGGGGGCGGACCGGCGGCGGGCGGTCGGGGCGGCGGGTCAGGCGGTGGCCGGCGGGCGTTGGCGGGAGAGCGCGGTGGAGTGCTCCTGGAAGCCGAGGCTGCGGTAG